One part of the Acidobacteriota bacterium genome encodes these proteins:
- a CDS encoding Gfo/Idh/MocA family oxidoreductase, which produces MKNTTLSRRNFLKTSATGVTVTTALSYSNVLGANDRIRLGAIGTGGRCRSLMGNAKKNPDVTFTAICDVYSPRMGDTIEHAPDAKQYGDYRALLDDKTVDAVIIGSPDHWHAKMTTDAVNAGKDVYCEKPVTHSIEEGAALVKVVEASRRVVQTGTQQRSWEHFILGKQLVDGGALGQITAVRMWWYQNYYSRVVPKELNYAKFDQKAWLGNAPAQEVTPLKYRTWRWFWDFGGGALTDLMSHWIDVVHWYTGSPTPASALTTGQRYLLKDLECPDTLTCVLDYPKDFSATYLGQMHSAVDDGGLELRGTKATMKLDRNVMTIHPEGGEPGINAGEIKPTITIRSRADGTIAHIRNWLDCIKSRQTPNANIRVAVECARACHIGNLALRQERKVKWNAQTERVEG; this is translated from the coding sequence ATGAAAAACACAACGCTTTCGCGCCGCAACTTTCTCAAAACATCTGCGACGGGCGTCACCGTCACGACCGCGCTTTCCTATTCAAACGTCCTCGGCGCGAATGACCGCATTCGCCTCGGCGCCATCGGCACCGGCGGACGTTGCCGTTCGCTGATGGGAAACGCCAAGAAAAATCCTGACGTAACCTTCACCGCCATCTGCGATGTCTATTCGCCGCGTATGGGCGATACCATCGAACACGCGCCCGACGCCAAACAATACGGTGATTATCGCGCGCTGCTCGATGACAAAACCGTAGACGCCGTCATCATCGGCAGCCCCGACCACTGGCACGCCAAGATGACGACTGACGCCGTCAACGCGGGCAAGGATGTTTACTGTGAAAAGCCCGTCACGCACTCAATTGAAGAAGGCGCGGCGCTTGTCAAAGTCGTCGAAGCCAGCCGCCGCGTCGTGCAAACCGGCACGCAACAGCGCAGTTGGGAGCACTTCATCCTCGGCAAACAATTGGTGGACGGCGGCGCGCTCGGCCAAATCACCGCCGTGCGCATGTGGTGGTATCAGAACTATTATTCGCGCGTTGTGCCCAAAGAACTCAACTACGCCAAGTTCGATCAAAAAGCCTGGCTCGGCAACGCGCCTGCGCAGGAGGTCACGCCGCTCAAATACCGCACCTGGCGCTGGTTTTGGGATTTCGGCGGCGGTGCGCTGACCGACCTGATGTCGCACTGGATTGACGTCGTGCACTGGTACACCGGCTCGCCCACGCCCGCGAGCGCGCTGACGACGGGCCAACGCTACCTGCTCAAAGACCTCGAATGCCCCGACACGCTGACCTGCGTGCTCGACTATCCCAAAGATTTCAGCGCCACCTATCTCGGCCAAATGCATTCCGCCGTAGACGACGGCGGCCTCGAACTGCGCGGCACCAAAGCGACCATGAAACTCGACCGCAACGTTATGACGATTCACCCTGAAGGCGGCGAACCCGGCATCAACGCGGGCGAAATCAAACCTACGATCACGATTCGTTCGCGCGCCGACGGCACCATCGCGCACATCCGCAACTGGCTCGATTGCATCAAGAGCCGCCAAACGCCCAATGCGAACATCCGCGTGGCGGTCGAATGCGCGCGCGCTTGCCACATTGGCAATTTGGCATTGCGGCAGGAACGGAAAGTGAAGTGGAATGCGCAGACAGAGCGGGTGGAAGGGTAA
- a CDS encoding WG repeat-containing protein → MQIERAVVIWVYLFFVAMPLTAYGQGKTSKLFPVVQRGKWGYINNEGKVIIKLQFDRADEFSEELAVVRVGKKNGYINESGKIVISPAFDVAVGFSQGLAGVVINKKVGFINKAGKFVIQPQFDWIGFGQFDEEGMAMVSRRRKFGFINRAGKFVIQPLYTLDRGWSEGLNPVVIDEKWLFINRKGAVVIQPAFDDTDSFSEGLAAVQIGSKWGYIDKTGKIVINPQFDRAREFSQDMAAVEFNGKWGYINKQGKLVLAMNYYNAWPFVNGLAQVVLEPNRQYTTPAGTFIEDIGYKWGLIDVTGNVVLKIDGYANSLGDFVEGIAKVEFRDGNIGYIDRAGKYVWGPAK, encoded by the coding sequence ATGCAAATTGAAAGAGCAGTCGTAATTTGGGTGTACTTGTTCTTTGTAGCTATGCCGCTAACTGCATACGGACAAGGTAAGACGAGCAAATTGTTCCCAGTCGTTCAACGCGGCAAATGGGGTTACATCAACAACGAAGGTAAAGTCATTATCAAATTGCAGTTTGATAGAGCGGATGAGTTTAGCGAAGAGCTAGCCGTTGTCAGGGTCGGCAAGAAAAATGGCTATATAAACGAATCCGGAAAAATCGTAATTAGCCCGGCATTTGATGTTGCAGTCGGATTTTCCCAAGGCTTGGCAGGCGTGGTGATTAACAAAAAGGTGGGTTTTATTAACAAAGCGGGGAAGTTTGTTATTCAACCTCAATTCGACTGGATTGGATTCGGCCAGTTCGATGAAGAAGGTATGGCTATGGTGTCTCGAAGGAGGAAATTCGGCTTCATTAATCGCGCGGGCAAATTTGTTATTCAGCCTTTGTATACGTTGGACAGAGGCTGGTCAGAAGGATTGAATCCTGTCGTTATTGACGAGAAATGGTTGTTCATTAACAGAAAAGGGGCAGTAGTAATCCAACCGGCTTTTGACGACACCGATTCATTTTCTGAAGGATTGGCCGCTGTACAGATCGGTAGTAAGTGGGGGTACATTGATAAAACAGGGAAAATCGTAATCAATCCTCAATTTGATAGGGCCAGAGAATTTTCGCAAGACATGGCCGCCGTCGAATTCAATGGGAAATGGGGCTACATAAATAAGCAGGGCAAGCTAGTGCTTGCAATGAATTACTATAATGCGTGGCCTTTTGTTAATGGCCTGGCTCAAGTCGTTTTGGAGCCTAATCGCCAATATACAACGCCAGCAGGGACATTTATTGAAGATATAGGTTACAAATGGGGACTGATTGATGTGACTGGCAATGTAGTCTTAAAGATAGACGGGTATGCGAATAGCTTGGGCGATTTTGTTGAAGGGATCGCCAAAGTTGAATTTCGAGACGGAAACATCGGCTACATTGATAGAGCGGGGAAATATGTTTGGGGGCCAGCCAAATGA
- a CDS encoding SdpI family protein, with protein sequence MVNLLWMFAGIALIVAGYPLMTRRVPPNHWYGFRVPKTLRDPYVWYEANQVAGRDLILAGVAVLLAALFALLTAWLLPLWLTNSLVYGVFLVMLLLVVVDSFRALRKL encoded by the coding sequence ATGGTCAATCTGTTATGGATGTTCGCGGGCATCGCGCTTATTGTCGCCGGCTATCCGCTGATGACGCGCCGCGTGCCGCCGAATCACTGGTACGGCTTCCGCGTGCCCAAAACGCTGCGCGATCCGTATGTCTGGTACGAAGCGAATCAAGTCGCGGGCCGCGACCTGATTCTTGCTGGCGTAGCCGTGTTGCTCGCCGCGCTGTTTGCCTTGTTGACGGCGTGGCTGTTGCCGCTGTGGCTCACAAATTCGCTTGTGTATGGCGTCTTCCTTGTGATGCTGCTGCTGGTCGTCGTGGACAGCTTCCGCGCCTTGCGCAAGCTCTGA
- a CDS encoding serine hydrolase translates to MRPLRFSLAFVLLFTAHLQALAQVPATSPLDAQIRAEIAQFKGQVWLHAKNLDTGATYSLNGDQRTRTASTIKLPIMVATFGLVADGKLKWTDELVLTDAKKVAGSGILFEFHDGLKITLRDSVHLMITISDNTATNLVLDAVTADEVNARMDALGFKNLRSLRKINGGGESRAFSDASNKRADGTTYGIGMSTPQEMVALLERLERGEIISPAASQEMIAILKRQQVHDGVGRHLKGVTIANKTGALDALRADVGILYAPRGRIAYAITTDYMPEADWSPDNPGLLLLSRLSELLLDGLGKPPETKPAPPKQEEGSAQLSKQAFDNIEGHFHDALGTYAELLLANQLIAQGQLTQMPFAVTKTETKLNAALAQLPATDARRARLQREVEYIRSAAQQGARALLTDSGRTLATVRHTAREFADAHAADVRLEFTDGTALPVSVKTDKSNKVAVAEGQTPDLFNKWLARYFNVSREEYDGLIRELGFADEAELKANYRHVARLVAEVLIRKLALSDCAASDFSRARATNLAAAQHLFKQLRHYKHGNDASRVIIFDRVDGEVKWDSRLDALDVNALTAERISFLPARPRNGAATATEFGLKIDRQTVVTFQIKHRRGKAKGTARQYEFSDLTTRLSL, encoded by the coding sequence ATGCGACCACTTCGTTTCAGCCTCGCCTTCGTGCTCTTGTTCACGGCGCATTTGCAGGCGCTGGCGCAAGTGCCAGCCACTAGCCCGCTCGACGCGCAAATCCGCGCCGAAATCGCCCAATTCAAAGGCCAAGTCTGGCTGCACGCCAAAAACCTCGACACTGGCGCGACCTATAGCCTCAACGGCGACCAGCGCACGCGCACCGCCAGCACAATCAAGCTGCCGATTATGGTGGCGACCTTCGGCCTTGTCGCCGACGGCAAACTCAAATGGACGGATGAACTCGTGCTGACCGACGCCAAAAAAGTTGCGGGTTCAGGCATCCTGTTCGAGTTTCACGACGGGCTGAAAATCACGCTGCGCGATTCCGTGCATTTGATGATTACGATCAGCGATAACACGGCCACCAATCTGGTGCTTGATGCGGTGACGGCGGACGAAGTCAATGCGCGGATGGACGCGCTCGGCTTCAAAAACCTGCGTTCGTTACGCAAGATCAATGGCGGCGGTGAGAGCCGGGCCTTCAGCGACGCGAGCAACAAACGCGCGGACGGCACGACCTACGGCATCGGCATGAGCACGCCGCAAGAGATGGTCGCGTTGCTCGAACGGCTCGAACGCGGCGAAATCATTTCGCCCGCCGCGTCACAAGAGATGATCGCCATCCTCAAGCGCCAGCAGGTTCACGATGGCGTAGGCCGCCACCTCAAAGGCGTCACCATCGCCAACAAAACCGGTGCGCTCGACGCGTTGCGCGCGGACGTAGGCATTCTCTATGCGCCACGCGGGCGCATCGCTTACGCCATCACGACCGATTACATGCCAGAGGCGGATTGGTCGCCCGACAATCCGGGCCTGTTGCTGCTATCGCGGCTGTCTGAATTACTGCTCGACGGTTTGGGCAAACCGCCCGAAACAAAACCCGCGCCACCCAAACAGGAAGAAGGATCAGCCCAACTCAGCAAGCAAGCCTTCGACAACATCGAAGGCCACTTTCACGACGCGCTCGGCACTTACGCCGAATTGCTGCTGGCGAATCAATTGATCGCGCAAGGCCAGCTCACACAAATGCCTTTTGCCGTCACCAAGACCGAAACCAAGTTGAATGCCGCGCTCGCGCAGTTGCCGGCAACTGATGCGCGCCGCGCCCGCCTGCAACGCGAGGTGGAATACATCCGCAGCGCCGCCCAGCAAGGCGCACGAGCATTACTGACTGACAGTGGCAGAACGCTCGCCACAGTGCGGCATACGGCGCGCGAATTCGCCGATGCTCACGCGGCTGATGTGCGGTTGGAATTCACCGACGGCACGGCGCTGCCCGTCTCGGTCAAGACCGACAAATCGAACAAGGTAGCCGTCGCCGAAGGCCAGACGCCCGACCTGTTCAACAAATGGCTGGCGCGCTATTTCAACGTGTCGCGTGAGGAATATGACGGGCTGATCCGCGAATTGGGCTTCGCGGATGAAGCGGAGTTGAAAGCCAATTACCGCCACGTCGCGCGCCTGGTCGCCGAAGTCCTCATCCGCAAACTCGCGCTCAGCGATTGCGCCGCTAGTGATTTCAGCCGCGCCCGCGCGACCAACCTTGCCGCCGCGCAACACCTGTTCAAGCAACTGCGCCATTACAAACACGGCAACGACGCCAGCCGCGTCATCATCTTCGACCGCGTAGATGGCGAAGTGAAATGGGATTCGCGGCTGGATGCGTTGGATGTGAATGCGCTGACCGCCGAACGCATCTCGTTTCTGCCCGCACGTCCGCGCAACGGTGCGGCGACGGCGACAGAGTTTGGATTGAAGATTGATCGCCAAACCGTCGTGACCTTTCAGATCAAGCATCGGCGGGGGAAGGCGAAAGGGACGGCGCGGCAGTATGAGTTTTCGGATCTTACGACGCGGCTGAGTTTGTGA
- a CDS encoding DUF58 domain-containing protein → MIFTWRFFILIVLGALPLAFVWDQPALRWGLLAYDLFLLVMARWDYGQTEDAAALEVKRDLPSRFMIGAENEVEITISHQLPRQITFILKDEYPPELELRGERIMTVTPVRQPAANTFGLSARQPLAASVNYKLYAAARGDYHFGDVVLRWPAPWGLVIKQASVPAAQHVKVYPNLHEARKYELQAQRNRLLQAGLRRVRMRGQGREFESLRDYVPGDELRHVAWATTARRGRLTTKQYQVERNQSIVVMLDAGRLMTSRIDKLAKLDHAINAALAIGYVATSGGDNLGLLVFNRQVTTYLPPQRGHAQMGALLEALYNVKAQMIEPSYARAFQYLAKHCKRRSLVIILTDLVDREASAELLTYTETLLPRHLPLIVTIGDNDLRALVAKTPHTVKDVYQQSVAEELLQQREEALARITELGGLALDVPAGNLSLQLVNKYLEVKERGLL, encoded by the coding sequence ATGATTTTCACCTGGCGTTTCTTCATCCTGATTGTGTTGGGCGCGTTGCCGTTGGCCTTTGTCTGGGATCAACCGGCGCTGCGATGGGGCTTGCTCGCATACGATCTGTTCTTGCTGGTCATGGCTAGATGGGATTATGGGCAAACTGAAGACGCAGCGGCCCTGGAAGTCAAACGCGACCTACCTAGCCGCTTTATGATCGGGGCCGAAAATGAGGTCGAGATTACGATTAGCCATCAACTGCCGCGTCAAATCACCTTCATCCTCAAAGACGAATATCCGCCCGAGCTGGAATTGCGTGGCGAACGCATCATGACAGTCACGCCCGTGCGGCAACCGGCGGCAAATACCTTTGGCTTGTCCGCCAGACAGCCATTGGCAGCAAGCGTCAATTACAAACTGTATGCAGCGGCGCGCGGCGATTATCACTTTGGCGATGTCGTCTTGCGCTGGCCCGCGCCGTGGGGCTTGGTGATCAAACAGGCTTCGGTTCCGGCAGCCCAACACGTCAAGGTCTATCCCAACCTGCACGAAGCGCGCAAATACGAATTACAGGCGCAGCGCAATCGCCTGTTGCAAGCCGGGCTGCGCCGCGTGCGCATGCGCGGGCAGGGCCGCGAATTCGAGAGCCTGCGCGATTACGTCCCAGGCGATGAATTGCGTCACGTCGCCTGGGCCACCACCGCCCGCCGGGGCCGCCTGACGACCAAGCAATATCAGGTCGAACGCAATCAAAGCATCGTCGTGATGCTGGATGCCGGACGCCTGATGACTTCACGCATAGACAAGCTGGCGAAACTCGATCACGCCATCAACGCCGCGCTGGCGATTGGTTATGTAGCGACCAGTGGCGGCGACAACCTGGGCCTGCTGGTCTTCAATCGCCAGGTCACGACCTATCTGCCGCCTCAACGCGGGCACGCCCAAATGGGCGCCTTGCTCGAAGCGCTTTACAACGTCAAAGCCCAAATGATCGAGCCGTCATACGCACGCGCCTTTCAATACCTGGCCAAACACTGCAAGCGCCGCTCGCTGGTCATTATCCTCACCGATCTGGTGGACAGGGAAGCTTCGGCGGAATTGCTGACCTACACCGAAACGTTGCTGCCACGCCATCTGCCGCTGATCGTGACCATCGGCGATAATGATTTGCGCGCGCTCGTCGCCAAAACGCCGCACACGGTCAAAGACGTCTATCAGCAAAGCGTCGCCGAAGAGTTGTTGCAACAACGCGAAGAGGCGCTGGCGCGGATTACGGAGTTGGGCGGTTTGGCGCTGGATGTGCCCGCCGGGAATTTGTCGTTGCAATTGGTGAACAAGTATTTGGAAGTGAAAGAGCGCGGCTTGCTTTGA
- a CDS encoding MoxR family ATPase: MSEYVSQIAAHIRHEVHKVIVGQDEIIDQIMVCLFAEGHALLEGVPGTAKTLLVKTLARLINAGFNRIQFTPDLMPSDITGTNVFNLSTSQFTLRHGPLFTDILLADEINRTPPKTQAALLEAMEERQVTIDGESHHLSPLFLVLATENPIEYEGTYPLPEAQLDRFLLKILIQYPTHEQELQVVANWQAGFNARKLEAVNLEPLEDPAAIPQCRAYVRQVRVEPGIQNYLVTLVRRTRENPNLLWGASPRASVAMLLSSKALAAMRGRDYVTPDDVRDVARPALRHRLLLRSEAEIDGLTADAVLDEILTAVEVPR; encoded by the coding sequence ATGAGTGAATATGTAAGCCAGATTGCCGCCCACATCCGCCACGAAGTCCACAAGGTCATCGTGGGCCAGGATGAAATTATTGACCAGATTATGGTCTGCCTCTTTGCCGAAGGGCACGCCCTGCTCGAAGGCGTACCAGGCACGGCCAAGACGCTGTTGGTCAAAACCCTGGCACGACTGATTAACGCCGGGTTCAATCGCATCCAGTTCACGCCCGACCTGATGCCTTCGGACATCACCGGCACCAATGTCTTCAACTTAAGCACTTCGCAATTCACCTTGCGCCACGGCCCGCTTTTTACCGATATCTTGTTGGCTGACGAAATCAATCGCACGCCGCCCAAAACGCAGGCCGCGTTGTTGGAGGCAATGGAAGAGCGCCAGGTGACGATTGACGGCGAAAGCCATCATCTTTCACCACTCTTTTTAGTGTTGGCGACGGAAAATCCGATTGAATATGAAGGCACCTATCCCTTGCCCGAGGCGCAACTCGACCGCTTCCTGCTAAAAATCCTGATTCAGTACCCCACGCATGAACAAGAGTTGCAGGTCGTCGCCAACTGGCAGGCCGGGTTCAACGCCCGCAAACTCGAAGCCGTCAACCTGGAGCCGCTCGAAGACCCCGCCGCCATCCCGCAGTGCCGTGCTTATGTCCGGCAAGTGCGCGTCGAGCCGGGCATTCAAAATTATCTGGTCACGCTGGTGCGCCGCACGCGCGAAAATCCCAACCTGCTCTGGGGGGCTAGCCCGCGCGCATCGGTGGCGATGCTCTTGTCAAGCAAAGCCCTGGCTGCCATGCGCGGCCGCGATTACGTCACGCCGGACGATGTGCGCGATGTCGCCCGTCCGGCCTTGCGGCACCGCCTTTTGCTGCGCTCTGAAGCGGAAATTGATGGGTTGACCGCCGATGCCGTACTCGACGAAATCCTGACGGCGGTTGAAGTTCCGAGATAG
- a CDS encoding protein kinase, producing the protein MKDRYGLAGRIIADKYQIEALVGVGGMSAVYTAQQIGVGRRVAFKILLPHLANNAQHVANLFEREAKTAGQLSHENIATIFDAGHTTDEIAYIAMEWVDGQTLEDEIAQNGPLSLERSAVLLRQICAALDVAHSKMIIHRDLKPSNIMLARRSDGQEQVKVLDFGLAKLANEAKDVLVSTAVGTPHYASPEQFQTGAEIDARTDIYALGVTVYQMLTGRLPFNSGSVHEVIRQHMLEVPPPVREVRPEIPQSIDDLVQRMLAKNPHYRPQKASEVVFMFERALALMLDDDPSMHLPPELTLADLPYGSHVHANAQHHGQTRGLTEEDAHTTSNPFQVRSHRSGGANNFQTRSQRSSGLGSRVNLLDDNLDYPSLAELATSALAPPPNRFLRWFKQHKVAAAWAVATFLLLSSLGVFFAAKPLLTEKDTVLVADFINKTQDDVFDVALKHALTVQLAQSPFLNLFPEDKVRETLKFMGRKPDEQLSRDIAREIGQRQGLKAIIVGRIDKIANHYAISLQAINSQTGEAFGDTLVEAQSKDQVLQALGQAATEFRQKLGESLSSLEKFNKPIQDATTSSLDALKAYSLGREQNSLRGNPNEALALYQRAIQLDPNFALAYIGLATIYANKGETELSAANAERAFQLIDRVSESEKLTAAFFYHYLVMGDLEKAIETLRLAHQTYPRSASPLINLSVSLGQMGLFEAALNQAQEAIKIDPRNLRALHNRVELLIRLNRFAEANAALSEMTAQKFDTAAMHGLLFQLGMAQDDPALVQQQINWALSKQDDNRALTWQAQTAAFHGKLREAARHYQNLGELNKQPAQQASIQTSLALRQALFGLEAEARTTLTSALALSRNAFVKYAVSNQTPYGAFALALAGDSQQAQALIAETAQQAPKNTLANNLWLPVTSAAIALKQVQPEKAIEALRPVSTYDPAAIYTSVWLRGQAYLRLNKGREAAGEFQKLLTQRGWEPASVFYPLSELGLARAYAQLGDAAEARKHYQALFKFWREADADLPVLTAAKREFAALR; encoded by the coding sequence ATGAAAGACCGCTACGGTTTGGCCGGGCGGATCATCGCGGACAAATATCAAATTGAAGCCCTCGTCGGCGTCGGTGGCATGAGCGCGGTTTATACGGCGCAACAGATTGGTGTGGGCCGCCGCGTCGCCTTCAAAATTCTGCTGCCGCATCTCGCCAACAATGCCCAACACGTCGCCAACCTGTTTGAACGCGAAGCCAAAACGGCCGGTCAACTCTCCCACGAAAACATCGCCACCATCTTCGACGCCGGCCACACGACTGATGAAATCGCCTACATCGCCATGGAATGGGTGGATGGGCAGACGCTGGAAGACGAAATTGCCCAAAATGGCCCGTTAAGTTTGGAACGCAGCGCCGTCTTGTTGCGCCAGATTTGCGCGGCGCTCGATGTAGCACATTCCAAAATGATCATTCACCGCGATCTCAAGCCCAGCAACATTATGCTGGCGCGCCGTAGCGACGGGCAGGAACAGGTCAAAGTGCTTGACTTCGGTCTCGCCAAACTCGCCAATGAAGCGAAAGACGTGTTGGTTTCGACCGCCGTCGGCACGCCGCATTATGCCAGCCCGGAGCAGTTTCAGACCGGCGCCGAGATTGATGCGCGCACCGATATTTACGCACTGGGCGTGACGGTCTATCAAATGCTGACGGGGCGCTTGCCGTTCAATTCCGGCTCGGTGCACGAAGTCATCCGCCAACACATGCTCGAAGTGCCGCCGCCAGTCCGTGAGGTACGCCCGGAAATTCCGCAATCCATTGACGACCTGGTGCAGCGGATGCTCGCCAAAAATCCGCACTATCGTCCGCAAAAAGCCAGTGAAGTGGTATTTATGTTTGAGCGGGCTTTGGCCTTAATGCTGGATGATGACCCTTCCATGCATTTGCCACCCGAATTAACCCTGGCCGACCTGCCTTACGGCTCCCACGTGCACGCCAATGCCCAGCATCACGGACAAACCCGCGGTCTGACCGAAGAGGATGCCCACACGACGAGCAATCCGTTTCAAGTCCGTTCGCACCGCAGCGGCGGAGCCAATAACTTCCAAACGCGTTCACAACGCTCATCGGGGCTTGGTTCGCGCGTCAACCTGCTCGACGATAATTTGGACTATCCGAGCCTGGCGGAGCTGGCCACTTCGGCACTCGCCCCGCCCCCCAACCGTTTCTTGCGCTGGTTCAAACAGCACAAAGTAGCGGCTGCCTGGGCCGTGGCGACTTTCCTCTTGCTGTCCTCGTTGGGCGTTTTCTTCGCCGCCAAACCGCTCCTGACAGAAAAAGACACCGTGCTCGTCGCCGATTTCATCAATAAAACGCAGGATGATGTTTTTGATGTCGCGCTGAAACACGCGCTGACAGTGCAATTGGCGCAATCGCCCTTTCTGAATCTTTTCCCCGAAGATAAGGTGCGCGAAACCCTGAAATTTATGGGCCGCAAGCCAGACGAGCAGCTTAGCCGCGACATCGCGCGTGAAATTGGGCAGCGGCAAGGCTTGAAGGCGATTATCGTGGGGCGCATTGATAAAATCGCCAATCACTACGCCATCTCGTTACAGGCGATCAACAGCCAAACGGGCGAGGCGTTCGGCGACACGCTGGTCGAGGCGCAAAGCAAAGACCAGGTGCTGCAAGCGCTCGGCCAGGCGGCCACCGAGTTTCGGCAGAAGCTGGGCGAATCGCTGAGTTCCCTCGAAAAGTTCAACAAACCGATCCAGGACGCCACCACCTCTTCGCTCGACGCGCTCAAGGCCTATTCGCTCGGACGCGAACAGAACAGCCTGCGCGGCAATCCCAATGAAGCCTTGGCGCTTTACCAACGCGCCATTCAACTCGATCCCAATTTCGCCCTGGCCTATATCGGCCTGGCTACCATTTATGCCAACAAGGGCGAAACGGAGTTGAGCGCCGCCAATGCCGAGCGCGCCTTCCAATTGATTGACCGTGTGAGCGAATCTGAGAAACTCACCGCCGCCTTCTTTTACCACTACCTGGTGATGGGCGATTTGGAAAAAGCCATCGAGACCTTGCGGTTGGCCCATCAAACCTATCCGCGCTCGGCTTCGCCGCTGATCAATCTATCGGTCAGCCTGGGGCAGATGGGCTTGTTTGAAGCCGCGCTGAATCAGGCGCAGGAAGCCATCAAGATTGACCCGCGCAACCTGCGCGCCTTGCATAACCGGGTCGAGTTGCTGATTCGTCTCAATCGTTTCGCTGAGGCCAATGCGGCCCTCAGTGAAATGACGGCGCAGAAATTCGACACGGCCGCGATGCACGGATTGCTTTTCCAATTGGGCATGGCGCAAGACGATCCGGCCTTGGTGCAGCAGCAGATCAATTGGGCCTTGAGTAAGCAGGATGACAACCGCGCGCTCACCTGGCAGGCCCAGACAGCCGCCTTTCACGGGAAATTACGCGAAGCCGCGCGGCATTATCAAAATCTTGGGGAATTAAACAAACAGCCCGCGCAACAAGCCTCCATTCAGACTTCGCTGGCCTTGCGCCAGGCTCTCTTTGGGCTGGAAGCCGAAGCGCGCACCACGCTCACCAGCGCGCTGGCTCTCTCGCGCAATGCGTTTGTCAAATATGCCGTCAGCAACCAGACACCTTACGGAGCGTTCGCGTTGGCGCTGGCGGGCGATAGCCAGCAGGCCCAGGCTTTGATCGCCGAAACCGCGCAACAAGCCCCGAAAAATACGCTAGCCAACAATCTTTGGTTGCCCGTGACCAGTGCCGCCATTGCGCTCAAACAGGTGCAACCGGAAAAAGCCATTGAAGCGCTGCGTCCGGTCAGTACTTACGATCCGGCGGCCATTTATACCTCCGTCTGGCTGCGCGGGCAGGCTTATTTGCGCTTGAACAAGGGGCGCGAAGCCGCCGGTGAATTCCAGAAGTTACTGACACAGCGCGGCTGGGAACCGGCTTCGGTCTTTTATCCGCTTTCGGAACTCGGTTTGGCGCGGGCCTATGCCCAACTGGGCGATGCCGCCGAAGCGCGTAAACATTACCAAGCACTCTTCAAATTCTGGCGCGAAGCAGACGCCGATTTGCCCGTCCTCACCGCCGCCAAACGAGAGTTCGCGGCCCTGCGCTGA